In Streptomyces sp. NBC_00483, a single window of DNA contains:
- the hemW gene encoding radical SAM family heme chaperone HemW — protein MPSALPDGEPVPDDGSLPASALAGAGSRPLGFYLHVPYCATRCGYCDFNTYTATELRGTGGVLASRDNYAETLIDEVRLARKVLGDDPRPVRTVFVGGGTPTLLPAADLVRMLAAVRDEFGLADDAEITTEANPESVDPAYLAELRAGGFNRISFGMQSARQHVLKVLDRTHTPGRPEACVAEARAAGFEHVNLDLIYGTPGETDDDWRATLDAALGAGPDHVSAYALIVEEGTQLARRIRRGEVPMTDDDVHADRYLIADEVLGAAGFDWYEVSNWATSEAGRCLHNELYWRGADWWGAGPGAHSHVGGVRWWNVKHPGAYAAALAGGRSPGAGRELLAEEDRRVERILLELRLRDGCPLELLRADGLAAARKALADGLLEAEPFAAGRAVLTLRGRLLADAVVRDLVD, from the coding sequence ATGCCTTCCGCACTTCCCGACGGTGAGCCCGTGCCCGACGACGGCTCGCTGCCCGCGTCCGCCCTCGCCGGGGCCGGGTCCCGACCCCTCGGCTTCTACCTGCACGTCCCGTACTGCGCCACGCGCTGCGGCTACTGCGACTTCAACACGTACACGGCCACCGAGCTGCGCGGCACGGGCGGCGTACTCGCCTCCCGTGACAACTACGCGGAGACGCTGATCGACGAGGTGCGGCTCGCGCGCAAGGTGCTCGGCGACGACCCGCGCCCGGTCCGGACCGTGTTCGTCGGGGGCGGTACGCCGACGCTGCTGCCGGCCGCCGACCTCGTACGGATGCTGGCGGCGGTCCGCGACGAGTTCGGGCTCGCGGACGACGCGGAGATCACGACCGAGGCGAACCCGGAGTCGGTGGACCCGGCGTACCTGGCGGAGCTGCGGGCAGGCGGCTTCAACCGGATCTCGTTCGGGATGCAGAGCGCCCGGCAGCACGTCCTGAAGGTCCTCGACCGTACGCATACGCCGGGGCGGCCCGAGGCCTGTGTCGCGGAGGCGCGGGCGGCCGGGTTCGAGCACGTGAACCTCGACCTCATCTACGGCACGCCGGGCGAGACGGACGACGACTGGCGGGCCACGCTGGACGCGGCGCTCGGGGCGGGGCCCGACCACGTTTCGGCCTACGCGCTGATCGTCGAGGAGGGTACGCAGCTCGCGCGGCGGATCCGGCGCGGCGAGGTGCCGATGACCGACGACGACGTGCACGCGGACCGCTATCTGATCGCCGACGAGGTGCTTGGGGCGGCCGGGTTCGACTGGTACGAGGTGTCGAACTGGGCGACGTCCGAGGCCGGGCGCTGCCTCCACAACGAGCTGTACTGGCGCGGGGCCGACTGGTGGGGGGCCGGGCCCGGGGCGCACTCGCACGTGGGCGGGGTGCGGTGGTGGAACGTCAAGCACCCGGGCGCGTACGCGGCGGCGCTCGCGGGTGGGCGCTCGCCGGGGGCCGGTCGGGAACTCCTCGCGGAGGAGGACCGCCGGGTCGAGCGGATTCTCCTTGAGCTACGACTCCGTGACGGATGTCCGCTGGAGCTGCTTCGGGCCGACGGGCTCGCGGCGGCGCGGAAGGCGTTGGCGGACGGTCTGCTGGAGGCGGAGCCGTTCGCCGCGGGCCGCGCGGTGCTGACGCTGCGCGGCCGGTTGCTGGCGGACGCGGTGGTGCGGGACCTGGTGGACTGA